In a genomic window of Punica granatum isolate Tunisia-2019 chromosome 6, ASM765513v2, whole genome shotgun sequence:
- the LOC116211002 gene encoding serine/threonine-protein kinase D6PKL1-like yields the protein MNQLEMPSTSSTCEITESTEELEGARSICPQSSESKFSIEDDINRLFESINIRASSRASGRDSLCKNASKRPIRGSSSPASGIGISEPVSLKQALRGLCISQASEMAAMKRLSKPTNFGGHSEAGTIKRLYRAVVVETNHSGVPLNEGRGNVVEISLVPEGICSSSSDQSDARVLSSEAVAEKEKYLATESQGEESKEEIGKMQPVKSPIVRISGTVPEHEVPTKSTVSGVEKGHSIRNHVSKSTIDRPRLLRPVFSNKSFIKKKLKHDSSSASGCSSPSTIQKFDEYVGPTADDDMAVEADCLKDSRIRDMEIKDDENPSNTATCNAGTRTNHSLARVDERSGSKGKGELSQSSKSSIGDHSSTTTTSSSESSNLSSSSRGSGSRPHMSKDLRWEAIKSTERSHGAVNLRQFKLLKKLGCGDIGTVYLAELIGTNCLFALKVMDCDFLKTRKKMLRAQTEKEIMQMLDHPFLPTLYYHFSMEKLSCLVMEYCPGGDLHVLRQKQPARCFSEQAARFYVAEVLLALEYLHMLGVVYRDLKPENILIREDGHIMLSDFDLSLRCAVNPVLVTSSLPEKTAPPKKVSSPCTESSCVDPFCLHPSWQVPCFTPRLLSVASKSRKMKSDIGSQVSPLPQLVVEPTSARSNSFVGTHEYLAPEIIKGEGHGSSVDWWTFGIFLFELLYGRTPFKGLSNDETLSNVVSRSLKFPGNPIVSFHARDLIRGLLVKDPENRLGSIKGAAEIKQHAFFEGLNWALIRCAVPPELPVAKETPYAEEIMGFEVF from the exons ATGAATCAACTAGAGATGCCTTCAACTTCCAGCACGTGTGAAATCACCGAATCAACTGAAGAATTAGAGGGAGCGAGAAGTATATGCCCTCAGAGTTCAGAAAGTAAGTTCTCGATTGAGGATGATATTAATCGTCTTTTCGAGTCCATCAACATCAGAGCTTCTAGTCGTGCTTCCGGTAGAGACTCCCTATGCAAGAATGCCTCGAAGAGACCTATTCGAGGCAGTTCATCTCCAGCATCAGGAATTGGGATCTCAGAACCGGTGAGTCTGAAACAGGCTCTTAGAGGCTTATGCATATCTCAGGCTTCAGAAATGGCTGCCATGAAGAGATTGTCAAAGCCCACAAATTTCGGGGGCCACTCAGAGGCAGGAACAATCAAGAGGTTATACAGGGCAGTAGTGGTTGAGACCAATCATTCAGGAGTTCCTTTAAATGAAGGTAGAGGTAACGTGGTGGAAATCTCACTTGTACCAGAAGGGATCTGTTCCAGTTCTTCAGATCAAAGTGATGCTCGTGTTCTGTCTTCAGAGGCAGTGGCGGAGAAGGAAAAATATTTGGCAACTGAATCTCAGGGTGAAGAATCAAAGGAAGAGATAGGGAAGATGCAACCTGTAAAATCTCCAATCGTTCGCATAAGTGGAACTGTTCCCGAACATGAAGTTCCTACGAAATCAACTGTTAGTGGTGTGGAAAAGGGCCATTCCATCAGGAATCATGTTAGCAAATCGACTATTGACAGGCCCCGACTACTCAGGCCAGTCTTCAGTAACAAGAGTTTCATCAAGAAGAAGCTAAAGCATGACTCCAGTTCTGCTTCCGGCTGCTCTAGTCCATCTACTATTCAAAAGTTTGATGAATATGTAGGCCCGACTGCAGATGATGACATGGCCGTGGAAGCAGACTGTCTCAAGGATAGCCGCATTCGAGATATGGAAATAAAAGATGATGAAAATCCTTCAAATACTGCAACTTGCAATGCCGGAACCAGGACAAATCATTCCCTTGCAAGAGTTGACGAGAGGTCTGGATCAAAAGGGAAGGGGGAGCTCTCTCAGAGCTCAAAGAGTAGCATTGGAGATCACAGTagcaccaccaccaccagcTCAAGTGAATCGAGCAACCTCAGTAGCTCAAGCCGTGGGAGTGGGAGCAGGCCCCACATGTCCAAAGACCTGAGGTGGGAAGCCATTAAGTCCACCGAGAGAAGCCATGGAGCCGTAAATCTAAGGCAATTTAAGCTGCTGAAGAAGCTAGGCTGCGGCGATATTGGAACTGTTTACCTTGCAGAGTTGATAGGGACAAACTGCTTGTTTGCTCTGAAGGTTATGGACTGTGATTTCTTGAAGACGAGGAAGAAGATGCTCAGGGCACAGACTGAGAAAGAGATAATGCAGATGCTCGATCACCCTTTTCTCCCGACTTTATATTATCATTTCTCAATGGAGAAGCTCTCATGCTTGGTTATGGAGTACTGCCCTGGCGGAGATCTGCATGTGCTAAGGCAGAAGCAACCTGCTAGGTGTTTCTCTGAACAGGCAGCAAG ATTCTATGTTGCTGAAGTCCTCCTTGCATTGGAATACTTGCACATGCTTGGTGTTGTCTATCGGGATTTAAAACCTGAAAACATTCTCATTCGAGAAGACGGACACATAATGCTCTCAGACTTTGACCTCTCCCTTCGATGTGCTGTTAACCCAGTCCTCGTAACTTCATCTCTACCTGAAAAAACTGCGCCGCCCAAAAAAGTCTCAAGCCCATGCACTGAATCGAGCTGTGTGGATCCCTTTTGCCTCCACCCGTCATGGCAAGTCCCTTGCTTTACTCCTAGACTTCTGTCAGTTGCTTCGAAGAGCCGGAAGATGAAATCTGATATAGGTTCCCAAGTGAGCCCTCTGCCCCAGCTTGTCGTGGAGCCCACAAGCGCAAGATCGAACTCCTTCGTTGGGACCCATGAATACCTCGCCCCAGAGATCATCAAAGGGGAGGGTCACGGGAGCTCAGTCGATTGGTGGACTTTCGGAATCTTTCTGTTCGAGCTTCTCTATGGGAGGACACCCTTCAAGGGCCTGAGCAACGATGAGACTCTGTCCAATGTCGTCTCGCGGAGCCTCAAGTTCCCTGGCAATCCGATTGTCAGTTTCCATGCAAGGGACTTGATCAGAGGGCTGCTGGTTAAAGACCCCGAGAACCGGCTGGGGTCAATAAAAGGGGCTGCTGAGATTAAGCAGCACGCTTTCTTCGAAGGCCTCAATTGGGCTCTCATACGATGTGCCGTGCCACCAGAGCTTCCGGTGGCCAAGGAAACTCCCTATGCAGAGGAGATAATGGGATTCGAGGTGTTTTGA
- the LOC116211005 gene encoding uncharacterized protein LOC116211005, whose product MNSTRLSTHSPYLRFCHCSLSLPLHSQFVALLHLRQYPSPRKLAPLRAPDRTHKSDSWCRPSISSSMASSTPPTQAEARPFSVLFVCLGNICRSPAAEGVFRDIVKKRGLDSKFEIDSAGTIGYHEGNLADPRMRAAAKKRGIEITSISRPIQPSDFRNFDLILAMDKQNREDILGAFERWKFRETLPDDAHKKVKLMCSYCKKHTDNEVPDPYYGGPQGFEKVLDLLEDACESLLDSILAESNS is encoded by the exons atGAACAGCACCAGACTCTCCACGCATTCTCCATATTTACGCTTCTGCCActgctccctctctctccctctgcaTTCCCAATTCGTCGCTCTTCTCCATCTACGTCAATACCCTTCTCCCCGCAAGCTCGCTCCTTTGAGAGCTCCCGACAGGACCCACAAGTCGGATTCTTGGTGCAGGCCCTCCATTTCTTCATCAATGGCATCTTCAACCCCGCCCACCCAAGCTGAGGCCAGACCCTTCTCGGTCCTGTTCGTGTGCCTCGGGAATATCTGCAGGAGCCCTGCAGCCGAGGGCGTGTTTAGGGACATTGTCAAGAAGAGGGGCCTGGACTCCAAGTTCGAGATCGATTCTGCGGGTACAATCGGGTATCATGAG GGTAATTTAGCAGATCCGAGAATGAGAGCAGCAGCTAAAAAGCGTGGTATCGAGATAACATCCATATCGAGGCCGATTCAGCCATCCGATTTCCGAAACTTTGATCTCATCCTTGCAATGGATAAGCAAAACAGGG AGGATATACTGGGGGCGTTTGAACGGTGGAAATTCAGAGAGACCCTTCCTGATGATGCTCATAAGAAG GTTAAATTGATGTGCTCGTATTGCAAGAAGCATACCGACAATGAAGTGCCAGATCCTTATTATGGGGGGCCTCAGGGATTCGAAAAG GTTTTAGATCTGCTCGAAGATGCCTGTGAATCGTTGTTAGACAGCATCTTGGCCGAGAGCAACAGTTGA
- the LOC116211003 gene encoding alkaline/neutral invertase E, chloroplastic-like isoform X1: protein MSVPTPEGVLQVISCSSPRLQSEYASLGHANGFSGRHKARLSLDRSEKNLRYRNRVSLLFNGGGIHWRKSRVDGFKSLICKCQRTESVGGLFAEEGGLHTSVPINGMVKAQKIRESELKQHIGRENEGSSLKAAHVVPDTVKVRRVHSESIEDEAWDLLRDSIVSYCNNPVGTIAANDPSCPSILNYDQVFIRDFVPSGIAFLLKGEYDIVRNFILHTLQLQSWEKTMDCHSPGQGLMPASFKVRIVHLDGDDSATEEVLDPDFGEAAIGRVAPVDSGLWWIILLRAYGKCSGDLTVQERVDVQTGIKMILKLCLADGFDMFPTLLVTDGSCMIDRRIGIHGHPLEIQALFYSALLCAREMLAPEDGSADLIRALNNRLVALSFHIREYYWIDMKKLNEIYRYNTEEYSYDAVNKFNIYPDQIPHWLVEFMPRRGGYLIGNLQPAHMDFRFFSLGNLWSVVSSLATLEQSHAILDLIEAKWAELVAEMPFKICYPALEGQEWRIITGSDPKNTPWSYHNGGSWPTLLWQLTVACIKMNRPEIAENAVRIAERRISKDKWPEYYDTKRARFIGKQARLFQTWSIAGYLVSKLLLANPNAAKILINEEDSELMNAFSCMISANPRRQRGSKGIKKRFII from the exons ATGTCTGTACCGACTCCAGAAGGAGTTCTGCAAGTCATTAGCTGTTCTTCCCCTCGGCTCCAGTCCGAGTATGCTTCTTTGGGTCATGCGAATGGTTTTAGTGGAAGACATAAAGCAAGACTCTCTTTGGATAGGAGCGAAAAGAATTTAAGGTATCGGAACCGGGTTAGCTTGCTTTTCAATGGCGGTGGCATTCACTGGAGGAAGAGTAGAGTTGACGGATTCAAATCCTTGATTTGTAAATGTCAACGGACTGAAAGTGTTGGCGGCTTGTTTGCAGAGGAAGGAGGGCTGCATACATCAGTCCCCATAAATGGCATGGTCAAAGCACAAAAGATTCGAGAGTCCGAGTTGAAACAACACATAGGACGTGAAAATGAAGGGTCATCATTGAAGGCTGCTCATGTCGTGCCAGATACAGTTAAGGTGCGAAGGGTTCATTCTGAATCAATTGAGGATGAAGCTTGGGATCTTCTACGGGATTCAATTGTTAGTTACTGTAACAATCCTGTTGGAACCATCGCTGCTAATGACCCCAGCTGTCCTAGCATCCTCAATTATGATCAGGTTTTCATCCGTGATTTTGTACCCTCTGGGATAGCCTTCCTTCTTAAGGGAGAATACGATATTGTCAGGAACTTCATCCTCCACACCCTGCAGTTGCAG AGCTGGGAGAAAACCATGGACTGCCATAGCCCGGGTCAGGGTCTGATGCCAGCAAGCTTCAAAGTGCGGATTGTTCATCTTGATGGCGATGATTCTGCAACAGAAGAAGTATTAGATCCTGACTTCGGTGAGGCAGCAATTGGCAGGGTTGCGCCGGTTGATTCAGGACTCTGGTGGATTATATTGTTACGAGCATATGGAAAGTGCTCTGGAGATCTGACAGTTCAAGAGAGAGTTGATGTACAAACTGGGATTAAGATGATTTTAAAGCTGTGTCTAGCTGATGGCTTTGATATGTTCCCGACATTGCTGGTGACTGATGGTTCTTGCATGATAGATCGCCGCATCGGAATCCACGGCCATCCTCTAGAGATTCAG GCATTGTTTTATTCAGCATTGCTCTGTGCACGTGAGATGCTTGCTCCTGAGGACGGGTCAGCTGACCTCATTCGTGCACTTAACAATCGTCTAGTCGCATTATCTTTCCACATAAGAGAGTACTACTGGATTGATATGAAGAAACTCAATGAGATCTACCGTTACAACACAGAGGAATATTCGTATGATGCAGTTAATAAGTTCAACATATATCCTGATCAGATCCCTCATTGGCTGGTGGAATTTATGCCGAGAAGGGGCGGTTACTTAATTGGAAACCTCCAGCCGGCTCACATGGACTTCCGTTTCTTCTCTCTCGGGAACTTATGGTCAGTTGTAAGCAGCCTTGCGACTCTTGAACAGTCACATGCCATATTAGATCTGATTGAAGCAAAATGGGCAGAACTTGTGGCAGAGATGCCATTTAAGATATGTTATCCCGCCCTTGAAGGCCAGGAATGGCGGATTATCACAGGCAGTGATCCCAAGAACAC CCCATGGTCCTATCACAATGGAGGCTCTTGGCCAACTTTGCTATGGCAG CTCACTGTGGCATGCATAAAGATGAACAGGCCCGAGATTGCTGAAAATGCCGTGAGGATTGCTGAAAGACGAATATCCAAGGACAAGTGGCCCGAATATTACGACACCAAGAGAGCAAGATTCATTGGGAAGCAGGCTCGCCTCTTTCAGACTTGGTCGATCGCAGGCTACCTCGTGTCTAAGCTTCTTCTCGCCAACCCAAATGCGGCAAAGATCCTCATAAATGAAGAGGATAGTGAACTCATGAATGCCTTCTCATGCATGATCAGTGCCAACCCGAGAAGACAACGTGGAAGTAAGGGTATCAAAAAGAGGTTCATCATTTGA
- the LOC116211003 gene encoding alkaline/neutral invertase E, chloroplastic-like isoform X2 produces the protein MVKAQKIRESELKQHIGRENEGSSLKAAHVVPDTVKVRRVHSESIEDEAWDLLRDSIVSYCNNPVGTIAANDPSCPSILNYDQVFIRDFVPSGIAFLLKGEYDIVRNFILHTLQLQSWEKTMDCHSPGQGLMPASFKVRIVHLDGDDSATEEVLDPDFGEAAIGRVAPVDSGLWWIILLRAYGKCSGDLTVQERVDVQTGIKMILKLCLADGFDMFPTLLVTDGSCMIDRRIGIHGHPLEIQALFYSALLCAREMLAPEDGSADLIRALNNRLVALSFHIREYYWIDMKKLNEIYRYNTEEYSYDAVNKFNIYPDQIPHWLVEFMPRRGGYLIGNLQPAHMDFRFFSLGNLWSVVSSLATLEQSHAILDLIEAKWAELVAEMPFKICYPALEGQEWRIITGSDPKNTPWSYHNGGSWPTLLWQLTVACIKMNRPEIAENAVRIAERRISKDKWPEYYDTKRARFIGKQARLFQTWSIAGYLVSKLLLANPNAAKILINEEDSELMNAFSCMISANPRRQRGSKGIKKRFII, from the exons ATGGTCAAAGCACAAAAGATTCGAGAGTCCGAGTTGAAACAACACATAGGACGTGAAAATGAAGGGTCATCATTGAAGGCTGCTCATGTCGTGCCAGATACAGTTAAGGTGCGAAGGGTTCATTCTGAATCAATTGAGGATGAAGCTTGGGATCTTCTACGGGATTCAATTGTTAGTTACTGTAACAATCCTGTTGGAACCATCGCTGCTAATGACCCCAGCTGTCCTAGCATCCTCAATTATGATCAGGTTTTCATCCGTGATTTTGTACCCTCTGGGATAGCCTTCCTTCTTAAGGGAGAATACGATATTGTCAGGAACTTCATCCTCCACACCCTGCAGTTGCAG AGCTGGGAGAAAACCATGGACTGCCATAGCCCGGGTCAGGGTCTGATGCCAGCAAGCTTCAAAGTGCGGATTGTTCATCTTGATGGCGATGATTCTGCAACAGAAGAAGTATTAGATCCTGACTTCGGTGAGGCAGCAATTGGCAGGGTTGCGCCGGTTGATTCAGGACTCTGGTGGATTATATTGTTACGAGCATATGGAAAGTGCTCTGGAGATCTGACAGTTCAAGAGAGAGTTGATGTACAAACTGGGATTAAGATGATTTTAAAGCTGTGTCTAGCTGATGGCTTTGATATGTTCCCGACATTGCTGGTGACTGATGGTTCTTGCATGATAGATCGCCGCATCGGAATCCACGGCCATCCTCTAGAGATTCAG GCATTGTTTTATTCAGCATTGCTCTGTGCACGTGAGATGCTTGCTCCTGAGGACGGGTCAGCTGACCTCATTCGTGCACTTAACAATCGTCTAGTCGCATTATCTTTCCACATAAGAGAGTACTACTGGATTGATATGAAGAAACTCAATGAGATCTACCGTTACAACACAGAGGAATATTCGTATGATGCAGTTAATAAGTTCAACATATATCCTGATCAGATCCCTCATTGGCTGGTGGAATTTATGCCGAGAAGGGGCGGTTACTTAATTGGAAACCTCCAGCCGGCTCACATGGACTTCCGTTTCTTCTCTCTCGGGAACTTATGGTCAGTTGTAAGCAGCCTTGCGACTCTTGAACAGTCACATGCCATATTAGATCTGATTGAAGCAAAATGGGCAGAACTTGTGGCAGAGATGCCATTTAAGATATGTTATCCCGCCCTTGAAGGCCAGGAATGGCGGATTATCACAGGCAGTGATCCCAAGAACAC CCCATGGTCCTATCACAATGGAGGCTCTTGGCCAACTTTGCTATGGCAG CTCACTGTGGCATGCATAAAGATGAACAGGCCCGAGATTGCTGAAAATGCCGTGAGGATTGCTGAAAGACGAATATCCAAGGACAAGTGGCCCGAATATTACGACACCAAGAGAGCAAGATTCATTGGGAAGCAGGCTCGCCTCTTTCAGACTTGGTCGATCGCAGGCTACCTCGTGTCTAAGCTTCTTCTCGCCAACCCAAATGCGGCAAAGATCCTCATAAATGAAGAGGATAGTGAACTCATGAATGCCTTCTCATGCATGATCAGTGCCAACCCGAGAAGACAACGTGGAAGTAAGGGTATCAAAAAGAGGTTCATCATTTGA